Proteins encoded in a region of the Rhizobium sp. CC-YZS058 genome:
- a CDS encoding glutamine synthetase beta-grasp domain-containing protein has protein sequence MTKYKLEYIWLDGYKPVPNLRGKTQIKEFESFPTLEQLPFWGFDGSSTMQAEGRSSDCVLKPVALYPDPARTNGVLVMCEVMMPDGVTPHPSNARATILDDEGAWFGFEQEYFFYKDGRPLGFPEAGYPAPQGPYYTGVGFKNVGDVAREIVEEHLDLCLAAGINHEGINAEVAKGQWEFQVFGKGSKKAADEVWMARYLLQRLTEKYGVDVEYHCKPLGDTDWNGSGMHCNFSTTYMREVGGKAYFEALMAAFEKNLMAHIDVYGPDNHMRLTGKHETAPWNKFSYGVADRGASIRVPHSFVKNDYKGYLEDRRPNSQGDPYQIASQVLKTISEVPTEGKASAAA, from the coding sequence TGCGCGGCAAAACGCAGATCAAGGAATTCGAATCGTTCCCGACGCTCGAGCAGCTGCCGTTCTGGGGCTTCGACGGGTCGTCGACCATGCAGGCCGAAGGCCGCAGCTCCGACTGCGTGCTGAAGCCGGTCGCTCTCTATCCGGATCCGGCCCGCACCAATGGCGTGCTCGTCATGTGCGAAGTGATGATGCCCGATGGCGTTACCCCGCATCCGTCCAACGCCCGCGCCACGATCCTGGACGACGAAGGTGCCTGGTTCGGCTTCGAGCAGGAATACTTCTTCTATAAGGACGGCCGTCCGCTCGGCTTCCCGGAGGCCGGGTATCCGGCACCGCAGGGCCCGTATTACACGGGCGTCGGCTTCAAGAATGTCGGCGATGTCGCACGCGAAATCGTCGAAGAGCATCTCGACCTCTGCCTCGCCGCTGGCATCAACCACGAAGGCATCAATGCCGAAGTGGCCAAGGGCCAGTGGGAGTTCCAGGTGTTCGGCAAGGGCTCCAAGAAGGCTGCCGACGAAGTCTGGATGGCCCGCTACCTGCTGCAGCGTCTGACCGAAAAGTACGGGGTCGACGTCGAATATCATTGCAAGCCGCTCGGCGACACCGACTGGAACGGCTCCGGCATGCACTGCAACTTCTCGACCACCTATATGCGCGAAGTCGGCGGCAAGGCCTATTTCGAAGCGCTGATGGCCGCATTCGAGAAGAACCTGATGGCGCATATCGACGTCTACGGTCCGGACAACCACATGCGTCTGACCGGTAAGCACGAGACCGCACCGTGGAACAAGTTCTCCTACGGCGTTGCCGACCGCGGCGCCTCGATCCGCGTGCCGCACTCCTTCGTGAAGAACGACTACAAGGGCTATCTGGAAGATCGCCGTCCGAACTCTCAGGGCGACCCCTACCAGATCGCTTCCCAGGTTCTGAAGACGATCTCGGAAGTCCCGACCGAAGGCAAGGCCTCGGCCGCAGCCTGA
- a CDS encoding TerC family protein: MEIFTAAGFAAFLQVIAIDLVLAGDNAIVIGLAAAGLPVDQRKKAILVGILAATVLRIAFAAITVQLLAIVGLQLLGGVLLLWVCWKMWSELRSAAHEANQSLDPNAQEEMRVRKTFLQAATQIVIADVSMSLDNVLAVAGAAQDHPSVLVIGLIFSIALMGLAANFIASLLHKHRWIAYVGLAVIFYVALTMMVHGGLEVWPYLTGTSTPTPAG; the protein is encoded by the coding sequence ATGGAAATTTTTACCGCTGCCGGCTTTGCCGCCTTCTTGCAGGTCATTGCGATTGATCTGGTTCTCGCCGGCGACAACGCGATCGTCATCGGTCTCGCAGCAGCGGGCCTTCCCGTTGACCAGCGCAAGAAAGCGATTCTCGTCGGCATTCTTGCAGCCACGGTGCTGCGCATCGCCTTCGCCGCCATCACCGTGCAGCTTCTCGCCATCGTCGGTCTGCAGCTCCTCGGCGGCGTCCTTCTTCTCTGGGTCTGCTGGAAGATGTGGTCGGAGCTTCGGTCGGCCGCGCATGAGGCCAACCAGTCGCTCGATCCGAATGCGCAAGAGGAAATGCGGGTTCGCAAGACCTTCCTGCAGGCAGCGACCCAGATCGTCATCGCCGACGTGTCCATGTCGCTCGACAACGTGCTGGCCGTTGCCGGTGCCGCGCAGGATCATCCCTCCGTGCTGGTCATCGGCCTGATCTTCTCGATCGCGCTGATGGGTCTCGCCGCCAACTTCATCGCCTCGCTGCTGCACAAGCACCGCTGGATCGCCTATGTCGGTTTGGCCGTGATCTTCTATGTGGCGCTGACCATGATGGTTCACGGCGGTCTGGAGGTCTGGCCTTACCTCACCGGCACGTCCACCCCTACCCCCGCCGGCTGA
- a CDS encoding DUF6894 family protein translates to MPAFYFSVVDNDGVIGADEAFEFPDLTAAVEQAKTVLGEMALDGLPSAPTNMIEIEVQDSARMPVARMTLELRIQYLR, encoded by the coding sequence ATGCCAGCCTTCTATTTCAGCGTGGTCGACAATGACGGCGTCATCGGCGCCGACGAGGCCTTCGAATTTCCGGACCTGACGGCCGCCGTCGAGCAGGCGAAGACGGTGCTGGGCGAGATGGCCCTGGATGGGCTGCCCTCCGCGCCGACCAATATGATCGAAATCGAGGTTCAGGACTCGGCCCGCATGCCGGTGGCGCGGATGACGCTGGAGCTCAGAATCCAGTATTTGCGCTGA